The Aspergillus chevalieri M1 DNA, chromosome 5, nearly complete sequence genome includes a region encoding these proteins:
- the RSR1 gene encoding putative RAS small monomeric GTPase (Rsr1) (COG:S;~EggNog:ENOG410PFUD;~InterPro:IPR005225,IPR001806,IPR027417,IPR041841, IPR020849;~PFAM:PF00025,PF08477,PF00071;~go_component: GO:0016020 - membrane [Evidence IEA];~go_function: GO:0003924 - GTPase activity [Evidence IEA];~go_function: GO:0005525 - GTP binding [Evidence IEA];~go_process: GO:0007165 - signal transduction [Evidence IEA]) — protein MRPQREYHIVVLGAGGVGKSCLTAQFVQNVWIESYDPTIEDSYRKQIEVDGRQCILEILDTAGTEQFTAMRELYMKQGQGFLLVFSITSMSSLHELSELREQITRIKDDENVPIVIVGNKSDLEEDRAVPRARAFALSQSWGNAPYYETSARRRANVNEVFVDLCRQIIRKDTEGNGKSSDSILRTREGPNRHDRKREKKRQTGRRSPCVIL, from the exons ATGAGGCCGCA ACGGGAATATCATATTGTTGTGCTGGGTGCTG GTGGTGTTGGGAAAAGTTGTCTTACTG CTCAATTCGTCCAAAATGTTTGGATTGAGAGTTACGATCCCACGATTGAGGATTCCTATCGTAAACAGATTGAAGTAGAT GGACGACAATGTATACTGGAGAT TCTGGACACTGCAGGTACAGAACAGTTCA CTGCTATGAG AGAATTATACATGAAGCAAGGCCAAGGGTTTCTGCTCGTATTTTCAATCACCAGCATGTCATCCCTACACGAGCTCTCAGAACTGCGAGAGCAGATTACCCGCATTAAAGACGACGAAAATGTCCCCATCGTCATTGTCGGAAACAAATCCGACCTCGAGGAAGATCGTGCAGTTCCCCGTGCTCGTGCATTCGCACTCTCCCAGTCCTGGGGGAATGCTCCTTACTATGAGACCTCGGCTCGTAGGCGAGCCAACGTCAACGAGGTCTTCGTCGACCTCTGCCGGCAAATCATCAGAAAGGACACGGAAGGGAACGGAAAGTCTTCCGATTCTATATTAAGAACGCGAGAAGGCCCGAACCGCCATGACCGAAAGCGCGAGAAGAAGCGCCAAACGGGACGCCGGTCACCCTGTGTGATCCTATAG
- the MCCC2 gene encoding putative 3-methylcrotonyl-CoA carboxylase, beta subunit (MccB) (COG:E,I;~EggNog:ENOG410PKSU;~InterPro:IPR011763,IPR011762,IPR029045,IPR034733;~PFAM:PF01039;~go_function: GO:0016874 - ligase activity [Evidence IEA]), whose amino-acid sequence MRPSPLLRSFSSRATVLLPHSQRLLLSRAPRAAAMERIPRRTIANYTHPHHASAISVLPTAVDTSSSDFRENEQQMKELVSKMSNLHGTIAQGGPQKAKDKHIARGKMLPRDRVTSLIDPGTSFLELSPLAGHEMYGEDVPAGGIITGIGTVEGVTCMIVANDSTVKGGTYYPITVKKHLRAQAIAQENKLPCLYLVDSGGANLPHQADVFPDKEHFGRIFFNQARMSSLGIPQISVVMGPCTAGGAYVPAMSDETIIVENQGTIFLAGPPLVKAATGEEVSAEDLGGGQLHSSVSGVTDYLAVDDAHAIVLARRSVANLNYPQTSVPSELVKGALIKEPLYDPNELDGIVGTNLRRQIPVHEVIARIVDGSEFAEFKRDYGSTLITGFARIYGHQVGIVANNGILFSESSLKGAHFIELCAQRKIPLLFLQNISGFMVGADAEKGGIAKNGAKLVTAVACADVPKFTVVFGSSAGAGNYGMCGRAYSPRLLFMWPNAKIGVMGSEQLSAVMEAVGRTADPELKSRIDRESEAIFSSARLWDDGVIPPAQTRRVLGLSLAAALGGRVEDVQTRFGVFRM is encoded by the exons ATGCGTCCGTCTCCGCTTCTTCGGAGCTTTAGCTCCAGAGCAACAGTGCTTCTCCCTCATTCACAACGGCTACTCTTATCGCGAGCTCCAAGGGCAGCAGCTATGGAACGAATTCCCAGAAGAACAATTGCCAACTATACACATCCGCACCATGCCTCTGCCATCTCCGTCCTGCCTACCGCTGTGGACACCTCCTCGTCCGATTTCCGTGAGAACGAACAGCAGATGAAAGAGCTAGTCAGCAAGATGTCCAATCTACACGGTACAATTGCACAAGGAGGACCACAGAAAGCAAAGGATAAACACATTGCCCGTGGGAAGATGCTGCCGCGAGATCGGGTTACGTCTCTGATTGACCCTGGCACCTCGTTCTTGGAATTATCTCCTCTGGCAGGCCATGAGATGTATGGAGAAGATGTCCCTGCGGGAGGAATAATCACGGGAATTGGAACCGTGGAGGGTGTCACCTGCATGATTGTGGCGAACGACAGCACCGTCAAGGGAGGGACATATTATCCCATCACGGTGAAGAAGCACCTACGCGCGCAAGCCATCGCCCAAGAAAATAAGCTCCCATGTCTCTATCTCGTTGATTCCGGAGGCGCCAACCTACCCCACCAGGCCGACGTGTTCCCGGACAAAGAGCACTTCGGACGTATTTTCTTCAACCAGGCGAGAATGAGCTCGTTGGGTATTCCTCAAATATCCGTCGTCATGGGTCCGTGTACGGCAGGAGGTGCCTATGTCCCAGCTATGAGCGATGAGACGATTATCGTTGAAAACCAAGGCACTATCTTCCTGGCTGGACCTCCTTTGGTCAAAGCTGCGACGGGCGAAGAGGTCTCCGCAGAGGATTTAGGAGGTGGCCAGCTTCACAGTTCTGTCTCGGGCGTGACGGATTACTTGGCTGTCGACGACGCGCATGCCATTGTGTTGGCTCGTAGGTCGGTAGCCAACCTCAACTATCCACAGACCAGCGTCCCGTCAGAGTTGGTCAAGGGAGCATTAATCAAAGAGCCACTCTATGACCCTAACGAGCTCGATGGTATCGTCGGGACAAATCTCCGTCGACAGATTCCCGTTCACGAAGTAATTGCCCGCATCGTCGACGGAAGCGAGTTCGCAGAGTTCAAACGCGACTACGGCAGCACACTCATTACTGGGTTTGCTCGAATCTACGGACACCAAGTTGGCATCGTCGCCAACAACGGTATCCTCTTCTCCGAGTCATCACTGAAAGGGGCCCATTTCATTGAACTCTGTGCTCAACGGAAGATCCCCTTACTCTTTCTCCAGaatatctctggtttcatgGTCGGTGCCGATGCAGAAAAGGGTGGTATCGCAAAGAACGGCGCCAAGTTGGTGACTGCAGTCGCCTGTGCCGATGTTCCCAAGTTCACTGTTGTCTTTGGTTCGAGTGCAGGCGCTGGAAACTATGGAATGTG TGGCCGCGCCTACTCACCACGCCTCCTGTTCATGTGGCCCAATGCCAAAATCGGCGTCATGGGTTCCGAGCAACTATCCGCCGTCATGGAAGCCGTCGGACGCACCGCGGACCCGGAATTGAAATCACGTATTGACCGTGAATCGGAAGCGATCTTCTCCTCAGCAAGGCTCTGGGATGATGGAGTCATTCCTCCGGCGCAGACAAGGCGTGTGTTGGGATTGAGTCTGGCGGCTGCACTGGGTGGTAGAGTTGAGGATGTGCAGACGCGCTTTGGGGTTTTCCGGATGTGA
- a CDS encoding uncharacterized protein (COG:S;~EggNog:ENOG410PUSY;~InterPro:IPR011009,IPR002575), which produces MGPLSSLETFYNYLFAPASAHAFQSDTEYQKTLSRAKRLQSHQHRIVFTHGDFKAHNILVDDDGHLSGLLDWESAGWYPEYWEFTTAMRFGKDSWWFQVASWMGGRQYWDELDSDVALNLLTVDSYIAL; this is translated from the coding sequence ATGGGTCCTCTTTCCAGCCTAGAGACTTTTTACAACTATCTTTTTGCTCCGGCTTCAGCTCATGCATTTCAATCCGACACCGAATACCAAAAGACCCTGTCACGCGCAAAAAGGTTACAGAGTCATCAGCACAGAATTGTGTTCACTCATGGAGATTTTAAAGCGCACAACATTCttgtcgatgatgatggacaTTTATCTGGGCTTCTCGACTGGGAATCCGCAGGCTGGTATCCTGAATACTGGGAGTTTACTACGGCTATGCGCTTTGGGAAAGATAGCTGGTGGTTCCAAGTTGCCTCTTGGATGGGTGGAAGACAATATTGGGATGAGTTGGACTCCGATGTGGCTCTAAATCTATTAACCGTCGACTCTTATATAGCCCTTTAG